The genomic region GGTAGCTGGCGGCCGGGGTGTCACCGCCCAACGCGAAAGCTTCGTCGGCCGCGCGGACGTGCAGAGCGTCCCGGTCCGGATCGGCGTAGACGGCTACGCTCGCGATCCCGGCGTCCCGGCAGGCCCGAGCAACGCGGACAGCGATTTCGCCACGGTTGGCGATGAGCACCTTGCGCACGATGGCTCCCTCCTTGAAACAAGCTGAGTTTAGGGACAGTCCACACGGCCTTTCGACCCTTCCCCGGTGGTGACCTTGCCCACACAGAGTGTGATTCGAGGCTCTCTCCACCAGGGAACCCTTATGGCGCCCCAAGTCAGGGGGATCCCCGACTGCACAGTAACCCCGTCATGTAGCCAAGGTCTCTGTCTTGCCGGTCAGCCGCCCCGGGTGATTCTTTGTCGAGTCCCTACGAACGGCCCACGTTTTCTTTGCTTGATCGCCGCGCCGGGGCCCTCCCGTAACGAAGCGGCCCGGACCCCTTGTCCGCACGTTTACCCGTTAGTAGCCTCCAGGCGTCGAACAGGCTTGGGACGCGTGAGGGGTGGGGACGTCGTGCTGCGCAGACTCGTGGCCGGACTGGCCGCGATCGCACTTGCCGCGGAAGCGGCCGTGCTCGTGCTCGTCCACATCGTGCTGGGGACGACCACCGCGAACCAGTCGATGTCGATCGCGGGCAGCGATCCGGATGTCATGTCCAAGGCAACCTACGCCCTCGGGGCGGGTATGGGCGCCTTCCTCCTGCTGTGCGCCGTGCTCGCCGCCGTCGCGGCCGTCCGCGACAGGGCGCCCGGCGCCTTCGCCCACGTCGTGCTCGTCACCGCGGCCGTCACCCACGGGGTGCTCGGCATCCTCGCCGTCGTCCTGGTCGGCTGGGGCGCCTTCGCGGTGACGACGCTGATCCTGTGTCTCCTCGTACTGACCCTGATGCTCTACGCCGCCCCGCCCGAGTCCGCCTCCGCCGGATCCGCCGCCTCCGCGGCCGGATCCGGGCCGGGGGACGGCGTTCAGGACACCCCGCCGCCGGTCGGGGGACTCAAGCCCACAAATCCGTGATGGATACACCCAGTTCGCCCAGCAGGGAGCGCAGCAGCGGCAGCGACAGCCCGATCACGTTGCCGGGATCCCCGTCGATGCCCTCGATGAACGGCGCCGACAGCCCGTCCAGGGTGAACGCCCCCGCCACGTGCAGCGGCTCGCCGCTCGCCACGTACGCCGCGACCTCGGCGTCCGTCGGCTCGCCGAACCGGACCGTCGTGGAGGCCGTCGCCGACACCTGACGGCCGGTCGTCGTGTCGATCACGCAGTGGCCCGTACGCAGGATTCCGGACCGCCCGCGCATCGCCTTCCAGCGCGCGATGGCCTCCTCGGCGTCCGCCGGCTTGCCCAGCGCCTCGCCGTCCAGCTCCAGCACGGAGTCGCAGCCGATCACCAGCGCGCCCGAGGCCTCGCCCAGGGCCGCCACGACCGCCGCCTTCGCCTCGGCCAGCGCCAGCGCCAGCTCGGCCGGCTCGTCGTGGTCCAGCGCGTCCTCGTCGAAGCCGCTGACGATCACGTGCGGGGCGAGCCCTGCCTGCCGCAGCAGGTTCAGCCGGGCGGGGGAGGCGGAGGCGAGGACGAGCGAGCGCGGTTCGACAGTCATGGTGGCCATCGTAGGGGCGCTGCGGGGTACCCCTAGAAGTGGTCGGCCGACTAGAAGTGGTCGGCTAAGTGGTCCACGCCGAGTACGTAGACCACGACGAGCATGGCCAGCGCCAGCACCACCGTCAGCCGCCGGACCATCGCCTGCGCGTCGCGCATGTCCTTCGGCGGCTCGTTCTTGGGATCGGACCAGAGCATGCTCCGATCCTGTCCCCGGGACGGCAGCGGCGCCTGAGTACCCGTACTCAGGCGCCACCGCCCGTTCACACCATCTTCGCCACGGCCGTGGTCCGGCCGGGCCGGCCGGACTAACCGGGCCAGTACGTACGGCCCCACGCCCGCGGCCCCGGCTGCGGCAGCCGGTGCCGTGCCACCCGGGCGGGCGCCGCCCACTCGTCCGCCGCCCGCGGCGCGCCCGACGGCGCCGATGCCAGCGCCGCCGCGCGCGCTTGGACCACCGCCAGTGCGGCGGCCAGCTCCTCCGGGGTCGGGTTTCCCTTGACGACCTTGATCACCACAGGACTGACCTCCTAGAGGGGGATGTTGCCGTGCTTCTTCGGCGGCAGGGACTCCCGCTTGGTGCGGAGCTGGCGCAGCCCCTTCACCACGTGCGCCCGCGTCTCCGACGGCATGGTCACCGCGTCGATGTAACCGCGCTCGGCGGCCGTGTACGGGTTGAGCAGCGTGTCCTCGTACTCGGCGATGAGCCGCGCACGGGTCTCCTCGGCGTTGCCCGCCTCCTCGGCCTCGGCGATCGCGCGGCGGTGCAGGATGTTGACCGCGCCCTGCGCGCCCATGACGGCGATCTGCGCCGTCGGCCAGGCCAGGTTGAGGTCCGCGCCCAGGTGCTTGGAGCCCATGACGTCGTACGCGCCGCCGAAGGCCTTGCGGGTGATGACGGTGATCAGGGGGACGGTGGCCTCGGCGTACGCGTAGATCAGCTTCGCGCCGCGCCGGATGATTCCGTTGTACTCCTGGTCGGTG from Streptomyces sp. NBC_00190 harbors:
- a CDS encoding nucleoside triphosphate pyrophosphatase codes for the protein MATMTVEPRSLVLASASPARLNLLRQAGLAPHVIVSGFDEDALDHDEPAELALALAEAKAAVVAALGEASGALVIGCDSVLELDGEALGKPADAEEAIARWKAMRGRSGILRTGHCVIDTTTGRQVSATASTTVRFGEPTDAEVAAYVASGEPLHVAGAFTLDGLSAPFIEGIDGDPGNVIGLSLPLLRSLLGELGVSITDLWA
- the mmpB gene encoding morphogenic membrane protein MmpB; the encoded protein is MLWSDPKNEPPKDMRDAQAMVRRLTVVLALAMLVVVYVLGVDHLADHF
- a CDS encoding acyl-CoA carboxylase epsilon subunit encodes the protein MVIKVVKGNPTPEELAAALAVVQARAAALASAPSGAPRAADEWAAPARVARHRLPQPGPRAWGRTYWPG